One Granulicella sp. 5B5 DNA window includes the following coding sequences:
- a CDS encoding carboxypeptidase regulatory-like domain-containing protein — protein sequence MQQIDRSMSSPGRRAMMLCRSWMKAGVVALFFVVMASAAHAQYRTSIQGSVTDPDGASVPGAKLTLVDKATNATQVRTSGDDGVYNFNALPADQFKLTVEKSGFKTQVLDNLQLIPEQANAITVKLQLGAVDTSVTVDASTTPAVDTETANIGATISSNDIQHTPSFNRDVFTLTQLAPGTISDGSQASGGGVYQLGANQGPGGSASSGQAPTENGPQSNANGGQYETNGITIDGISTVSAVWGGTTVITPTEDSIDNVRIVTNDYDAENGRFSGAQTMVTSKSGTNQLHGSAFLAIHRPGLNAYNRYSGGGTPIRDNKDFNQYGGSLGGPILKNRVFAFFAFESSPSNANDVTTGWYTTPAFAALAPSGSVASTFLNFPGSTVNSTGIVTTNEGCANVGLQEGVNCNTIAGQGLNLGSPLTTALGTQDLTATGTAQNPGVGSGINTTTADIADYITVNPSSTYYRQFNGRADANVTSKDHLAFAIYWVPQGYTQYNNGNRAYNLYSRNQINDAFSVIYNHTFSPSFLNEARANAAGYRWNEITSNPNAPFGLPNANPVDVAPSLVNNGNTGTGLAASFGSELPSVLNQWTYGYKDVATKILGQHTVKFGGEYTSLHYLNQNINRPSYNFYNIWDFLNDAPSSESGGFNPLTGAPQTARQDDRENLFGAFVQDDWKARTNLTLHAGLRYSYFGALYDKQNSVSVAHFGAGAAAYTGLYVTQGGNLWNPQKGNFGPQLGFNWAPTMFKNAVTVRGGYGLNFNQEEIAITANTFNNPPSTYYPSFAYASPTNPGTGGANILYGVSSSPTNLFGFAANPHAITTYNTANLPTAGNANVTLFGNGQGNLATQYAHHFSLDTEYQFLHDWLVASVGYQGSLSRHLIAHENPIAPAAVAGVAQNPLVTGGDYWTNEGSGNNHALLLELKHPFSHQFSADAQFMFAKSMDTDGSGPYFEDEYFPQGAGYSYGRSDFNISKSFKAFGLWQPVFFHGDHRWLEKVAGEWSISGILNLHTGLPWTPNYGISDSLYCSQCGYYNLRPQYLGGAKHSHGNAAFEALPTSNASNFYNIQNNQATTTATVNGTPGTVVAYSNQYFNVPNFYNAIQSSNGTGFPANNLALPGTPGADRNTFDGPNYRDLDMSIAKGFGFPDTRLLGNNAKFEIRADIFNIFNLLDLNPGSVSNNVNSTNFGQDTAALSGRTITLQGRFSF from the coding sequence ATGCAACAGATTGATCGCAGTATGTCCAGCCCTGGACGCCGAGCCATGATGCTCTGCCGGAGTTGGATGAAGGCAGGCGTGGTGGCGTTATTTTTCGTCGTGATGGCGAGCGCTGCGCACGCACAGTACCGCACTTCGATTCAAGGGTCGGTGACAGACCCCGATGGCGCGTCGGTCCCCGGCGCGAAGCTGACGCTGGTCGACAAAGCCACCAACGCGACGCAGGTGCGGACCAGTGGCGACGATGGCGTGTACAACTTCAATGCCCTGCCCGCGGACCAGTTCAAACTGACGGTGGAGAAGAGCGGATTCAAGACGCAGGTATTGGACAACCTGCAGCTGATTCCTGAGCAGGCGAACGCCATCACGGTGAAGCTGCAGCTGGGAGCGGTGGACACCAGCGTTACGGTGGATGCCTCGACGACACCGGCAGTCGACACTGAGACTGCGAACATCGGCGCGACCATCAGCTCCAATGACATTCAACATACTCCGTCGTTCAACCGCGACGTGTTTACCCTGACGCAGCTGGCGCCGGGGACGATCTCGGATGGCTCGCAGGCTTCCGGTGGTGGTGTGTACCAGCTTGGCGCAAACCAGGGCCCGGGTGGATCAGCCTCAAGCGGGCAGGCTCCCACAGAGAACGGCCCGCAGTCGAACGCCAACGGCGGCCAGTATGAGACGAATGGCATCACGATCGACGGCATCAGCACGGTAAGCGCGGTGTGGGGCGGTACGACCGTGATCACTCCGACGGAAGACTCGATCGACAACGTCCGCATTGTGACCAACGACTACGACGCGGAGAACGGTCGCTTCAGCGGTGCACAGACGATGGTGACTTCGAAGAGCGGTACGAACCAGCTGCATGGCAGCGCGTTTCTTGCGATCCATCGTCCGGGACTAAATGCGTACAACCGGTACTCCGGTGGCGGCACACCGATCCGCGACAACAAGGACTTCAATCAGTATGGCGGCAGCCTTGGTGGCCCAATTCTGAAGAACAGGGTGTTTGCGTTTTTCGCCTTTGAGAGCTCTCCGTCGAATGCAAATGATGTAACAACGGGTTGGTACACGACGCCTGCATTTGCTGCACTCGCTCCTTCCGGCAGTGTTGCGTCTACGTTCCTCAACTTTCCTGGCAGCACCGTAAACAGCACTGGCATCGTAACGACTAATGAAGGTTGCGCGAACGTTGGCTTGCAGGAAGGCGTGAACTGCAACACCATCGCCGGTCAGGGATTGAATCTCGGTTCCCCTTTGACGACTGCGCTCGGGACACAAGACCTTACGGCCACGGGCACGGCACAGAACCCCGGTGTGGGTAGCGGCATCAACACCACGACTGCGGATATCGCCGACTACATCACGGTGAATCCCTCGAGCACCTACTACCGCCAGTTCAACGGGCGTGCGGATGCGAACGTGACGTCGAAGGACCACCTTGCGTTCGCGATCTACTGGGTGCCGCAGGGCTATACGCAGTACAACAACGGCAACCGGGCGTACAACCTCTACTCGCGCAATCAGATCAACGATGCCTTCTCGGTCATCTACAATCACACCTTCTCGCCGTCATTCCTGAATGAGGCGCGTGCTAACGCCGCGGGATATCGCTGGAACGAGATCACGTCGAATCCGAACGCGCCGTTTGGCCTTCCGAATGCGAACCCTGTGGATGTGGCGCCGAGTCTTGTGAACAACGGCAACACCGGCACGGGGCTCGCGGCATCTTTCGGTTCGGAACTGCCGAGCGTGCTGAACCAGTGGACGTATGGCTATAAAGATGTCGCCACGAAGATACTTGGACAGCACACCGTCAAGTTCGGCGGCGAGTATACCAGCCTGCATTATCTGAACCAGAACATCAACCGGCCGAGCTACAACTTCTACAACATCTGGGATTTTCTGAACGATGCTCCATCGTCGGAGAGCGGCGGTTTCAATCCTCTGACGGGTGCTCCGCAGACGGCGCGGCAGGACGACCGCGAGAACCTGTTTGGCGCGTTTGTGCAGGACGACTGGAAGGCGCGGACGAACCTTACACTGCATGCCGGGCTGCGGTACTCGTACTTCGGCGCGCTTTATGACAAGCAGAACAGCGTGTCGGTCGCGCACTTTGGAGCGGGAGCTGCGGCGTATACCGGGCTCTATGTAACACAGGGTGGTAACCTGTGGAACCCGCAGAAGGGCAACTTCGGTCCGCAGCTGGGATTCAACTGGGCGCCGACGATGTTCAAGAATGCCGTGACGGTGCGTGGTGGCTATGGACTGAACTTCAACCAGGAAGAGATCGCCATCACGGCGAACACTTTCAACAATCCGCCCTCGACGTACTATCCAAGCTTTGCCTATGCGAGCCCAACCAACCCGGGTACGGGCGGCGCCAATATCTTGTACGGTGTCTCCAGCAGCCCGACGAATCTGTTCGGGTTCGCTGCGAATCCGCACGCGATCACGACGTACAACACGGCGAACCTTCCGACGGCTGGCAATGCGAATGTCACGCTGTTTGGAAACGGACAAGGCAATCTCGCAACGCAGTATGCTCACCACTTCTCACTCGACACGGAGTACCAGTTCCTGCACGACTGGCTAGTGGCGTCGGTTGGCTATCAGGGCAGCCTGTCGCGGCACCTGATCGCACATGAGAACCCGATTGCGCCTGCGGCTGTTGCGGGTGTCGCACAAAATCCTTTGGTGACTGGTGGCGACTACTGGACGAATGAGGGCAGTGGGAACAACCACGCGCTGCTGCTTGAGTTGAAGCATCCGTTCTCGCACCAGTTCTCCGCAGACGCGCAGTTTATGTTTGCGAAGAGCATGGATACAGATGGCTCGGGTCCTTACTTCGAGGATGAGTACTTCCCGCAAGGCGCCGGGTACTCGTACGGCAGGTCGGATTTCAACATCAGCAAATCGTTCAAGGCGTTCGGGCTTTGGCAGCCTGTGTTCTTCCATGGCGACCACCGCTGGCTGGAGAAGGTTGCCGGCGAATGGTCGATCAGCGGCATTCTGAACCTGCACACGGGCCTGCCCTGGACCCCGAACTATGGCATCTCGGATTCGCTGTACTGCTCGCAGTGCGGATACTACAACCTTCGTCCGCAGTACCTGGGAGGGGCTAAGCATAGCCACGGCAACGCTGCGTTTGAGGCGCTACCCACTTCGAACGCCAGCAACTTCTACAATATTCAGAACAACCAGGCGACGACGACCGCTACGGTGAACGGTACGCCGGGTACGGTTGTCGCGTACTCCAACCAGTACTTCAACGTACCGAACTTCTACAACGCCATCCAGTCCAGCAATGGCACTGGCTTCCCTGCCAATAATCTTGCGCTTCCGGGGACGCCTGGTGCCGATCGCAACACCTTTGATGGCCCGAACTATCGCGATCTGGATATGTCTATCGCGAAAGGCTTTGGCTTCCCCGATACCAGGCTTCTGGGGAACAATGCCAAGTTTGAGATTCGTGCCGATATCTTCAACATCTTCAACCTGCTCGATCTGAATCCTGGAAGTGTCAGCAACAATGTGAACTCCACTAACTTTGGCCAGGACACGGCCGCACTGAGTGGACGAACGATCACCCTACAGGGAAGGTTTAGCTTCTAA
- a CDS encoding LacI family DNA-binding transcriptional regulator, whose product MPTPRKPSKSNARSARPGAPASLATLSAHLGLSAAAISRVLNGVPAARSIPKATQDRIFAAAKEFNYRPNILARSLQRGHSMTVGVLMPEVSEGYATLVLAGIEQALLQAGYFYFLNSHHHRAELIERSMRMFEERSVDGMIAIDTVLHEVSHLPTVTVSCPLQQDDVTNITLNHRRAAELAFDHLSGLGHTSVAVIKGQQFSSDTEPRWQAIRHAAAKARITLDTKLVAQLEGDAPTSEPGYFAAQRLLAANTPFSALFTFNDVSAIGAIRALREAGLLVPQDVSVVGFDDVQSAAFQNPGLTTVRQPLRTMGILAAESLVHQIAAPAGHIPAKQLMVDPELIVRESTCPPPARRQLR is encoded by the coding sequence GTGCCGACTCCACGCAAACCCAGCAAGTCGAATGCTCGTTCAGCCCGTCCCGGCGCGCCCGCATCGCTGGCCACGCTCTCTGCGCATCTCGGTCTCTCCGCGGCCGCCATCTCCCGGGTGCTGAATGGCGTTCCCGCAGCCCGCTCTATTCCCAAAGCCACGCAGGACCGCATCTTCGCTGCCGCCAAAGAGTTCAACTACCGTCCCAACATTCTCGCCCGGAGTCTGCAGCGCGGCCACTCCATGACGGTGGGTGTCCTAATGCCCGAGGTCTCCGAAGGCTACGCTACCCTCGTCCTTGCGGGCATCGAGCAGGCGCTGCTCCAGGCGGGTTACTTCTACTTCCTCAACAGTCACCACCACCGCGCCGAGCTCATCGAGCGCTCCATGCGCATGTTTGAAGAGCGATCCGTAGATGGGATGATCGCCATCGACACCGTGTTGCATGAGGTTTCGCATTTGCCTACCGTCACCGTCTCCTGCCCCCTGCAGCAGGACGATGTCACCAACATCACCCTCAACCACCGCCGCGCCGCCGAGCTGGCCTTCGACCACCTCTCTGGTCTTGGACACACCAGCGTCGCCGTCATTAAGGGCCAGCAATTCAGTTCGGATACGGAGCCGCGCTGGCAGGCTATCCGCCATGCCGCCGCCAAAGCCCGCATCACGCTCGATACGAAACTCGTCGCGCAGCTCGAAGGCGACGCTCCGACCAGCGAGCCTGGTTACTTCGCAGCGCAGCGCCTGCTTGCCGCCAATACGCCTTTCAGCGCGCTCTTCACCTTCAACGATGTCTCCGCCATCGGCGCCATTCGCGCCCTCCGCGAGGCCGGCCTCCTCGTCCCGCAGGACGTCTCGGTCGTTGGCTTCGACGATGTGCAGTCGGCCGCCTTCCAGAACCCCGGCCTCACCACCGTGCGCCAGCCGCTCCGCACCATGGGCATCCTCGCCGCCGAATCCCTCGTCCACCAGATCGCCGCGCCAGCCGGCCACATCCCCGCCAAGCAGCTCATGGTCGACCCCGAACTCATCGTCCGCGAGTCCACCTGTCCGCCCCCCGCACGCAGGCAGCTACGCTAG
- a CDS encoding phosphorylase, producing MPPSLAIIAALPREIALLVRGTKPDTQLLRRNIHLYTLPNVIVVAAGMGANRATLAVEAALAAAPIATLISTGLVGACTPALRPGDVAEAGLIIASNTGERFVTASPQSPTLVTAASIASIDEKRRLAATYNAAMVDMEAATVARLAAAHGLRLRAIKAVSDAYDFELAALSRFATPDGQFRTGAFALYTALRPHLWSTAAHLGRNSTLALKNLHTRLLEIIAAEPVS from the coding sequence ATGCCACCTTCGCTCGCCATCATCGCCGCGCTCCCACGCGAGATCGCCCTACTCGTCCGCGGTACAAAGCCCGACACACAGCTTCTCCGTCGCAACATCCATCTCTACACGCTGCCCAACGTGATCGTCGTTGCCGCAGGCATGGGTGCTAACCGCGCCACACTCGCCGTCGAAGCCGCTCTCGCTGCCGCTCCCATCGCGACGCTCATCTCCACTGGCCTCGTCGGTGCCTGTACACCAGCACTGCGTCCCGGCGACGTCGCCGAAGCCGGCCTCATCATCGCCTCGAACACCGGCGAGCGCTTCGTTACAGCCTCACCGCAATCGCCCACACTCGTTACCGCCGCCAGCATCGCCAGCATCGACGAGAAGCGCCGCCTCGCCGCCACCTACAATGCCGCGATGGTCGACATGGAAGCTGCCACCGTCGCCCGCCTCGCTGCCGCGCACGGTCTGCGCCTCCGCGCGATCAAGGCTGTCTCCGACGCATATGACTTCGAACTCGCAGCACTCAGCCGCTTCGCCACACCCGACGGCCAGTTCCGCACCGGCGCCTTCGCCCTCTACACCGCACTGCGTCCGCATCTCTGGTCTACTGCGGCGCACCTAGGCCGTAACAGCACGCTCGCTCTCAAAAACCTCCACACACGCCTGCTAGAGATCATCGCCGCTGAACCGGTATCCTAG